The Microbacterium sp. KUDC0406 genome includes a window with the following:
- the purM gene encoding phosphoribosylformylglycinamidine cyclo-ligase codes for MADSTTNPYAAAGVDTAAGDLAVELMKSSVRATHGPEVLGGVGGFAGLFDASALRDHRHPLLATSTDGVGTKVAIAQAIDKHDTIGQDLVGMVVDDIVVVGAKPLFMTDYIACGKVVPNRIADIVRGIADACTATGTALVGGETAEHPGLLGPDDYDVAGAATGVVEKDAVLGAELVRDGDAVIALASSGLHSNGFSLVRHILTGAGIGYQDEASDLGATWGEALLEPTRLYTLPLLKLIDQLPGAVHSLSHVTGGGIAANLARVLPQGSWAEVDRATWSPDPVFRVLADIAGTPLEQTEGTWNLGIGFLAIVDGAQADAAIAAVEAQGIAAWRAGTVHIGARPAGEFEIGAKGVDGGAVRLVGAYRDGAK; via the coding sequence GTGGCAGACTCCACCACCAATCCCTACGCAGCAGCCGGCGTCGACACGGCTGCCGGCGATCTCGCCGTCGAACTCATGAAGTCCTCCGTGCGCGCGACGCACGGCCCCGAGGTCCTCGGCGGCGTCGGCGGATTCGCGGGCCTCTTCGACGCGAGCGCGCTGCGCGACCACCGGCATCCGCTGCTCGCGACCAGCACCGACGGCGTCGGCACGAAAGTCGCGATCGCGCAGGCGATCGACAAGCACGACACGATCGGGCAGGACCTGGTCGGCATGGTCGTGGACGACATCGTCGTGGTCGGTGCGAAGCCGCTGTTCATGACCGACTACATCGCCTGCGGCAAGGTCGTGCCGAACCGCATCGCCGACATCGTGCGAGGCATCGCGGACGCCTGCACGGCCACCGGCACCGCGCTCGTCGGCGGCGAGACCGCCGAGCACCCCGGTCTGCTCGGTCCCGACGACTACGACGTCGCCGGCGCCGCGACGGGCGTCGTCGAGAAGGATGCCGTGCTCGGCGCCGAGCTCGTGCGCGACGGCGACGCCGTCATCGCGCTGGCCTCGAGCGGACTGCACTCCAACGGCTTCTCGCTGGTGCGGCACATCCTCACCGGCGCCGGCATCGGGTACCAGGATGAGGCCTCAGACCTCGGAGCCACGTGGGGCGAGGCGCTCCTCGAGCCGACCCGCCTGTACACGCTGCCGCTGCTGAAGCTCATCGACCAGCTTCCCGGCGCCGTGCACTCCCTCAGTCACGTCACCGGCGGCGGCATCGCCGCCAACCTCGCCCGCGTGCTGCCTCAGGGCAGCTGGGCCGAGGTCGACCGTGCCACCTGGTCGCCCGACCCGGTGTTCCGCGTGCTGGCCGACATCGCCGGCACTCCGCTGGAGCAGACCGAGGGCACCTGGAACCTGGGCATCGGCTTCCTCGCGATCGTCGACGGCGCGCAGGCGGATGCCGCGATCGCGGCCGTCGAGGCGCAGGGCATCGCCGCCTGGCGTGCCGGCACGGTGCACATCGGTGCGCGTCCGGCCGGAGAATTCGAGATCGGCGCCAAGGGCGTCGACGGCGGAGCGGTGCGCCTGGTGGGCGCTTACCGGGACGGAGCGAAGTAA
- a CDS encoding zinc-binding alcohol dehydrogenase produces MSEKPQWLIREDAGTPVLIALALRQLLGVREPEEMPALRGLEVRAPDAPEADDAVEEQWRAYWDMTVEPRAHRSDVPLELVDGFDTMVALPATGAEELRTAIAPHADTALRFAHDAHRRYVATVNSSGDSYRAYASAIAEFEREIGRRAHSFELNVQVLPLSQRGIWWIGALTVAVTDGLRRDVVAFDSAIRPVIGELA; encoded by the coding sequence ATGAGCGAGAAGCCGCAGTGGCTGATCCGCGAGGACGCGGGCACACCGGTGCTCATCGCGCTCGCACTGCGACAGCTCCTGGGCGTGCGTGAACCGGAGGAGATGCCCGCCCTGCGCGGACTCGAGGTGCGCGCACCGGATGCCCCTGAGGCCGACGACGCGGTCGAGGAGCAGTGGCGCGCGTACTGGGACATGACCGTCGAACCCCGGGCGCATCGCAGCGATGTGCCCCTGGAGCTGGTCGACGGATTCGACACGATGGTGGCACTGCCGGCGACCGGCGCCGAGGAGCTGCGCACGGCGATAGCGCCGCATGCCGACACCGCCCTGAGGTTCGCTCACGACGCCCACCGCCGGTACGTGGCGACGGTGAACTCATCGGGTGACTCGTACCGCGCCTATGCGAGCGCCATCGCGGAGTTCGAGCGCGAGATCGGACGGCGTGCGCACTCGTTCGAGCTGAACGTGCAGGTGCTGCCGCTCTCGCAGCGCGGCATCTGGTGGATCGGCGCGTTGACCGTGGCCGTCACCGACGGGCTGCGCCGCGACGTCGTCGCGTTCGATTCGGCGATCAGGCCGGTGATCGGCGAATTGGCCTAG
- a CDS encoding nuclear transport factor 2 family protein: MRTTTEVVHDHLMRRLEGDLDADLRNYASDIVLLTGSGVYRGHEGVRACAAELDRLVGSGTFTYAETVIDGDYGFLEWTADHEDSMVRDGADSFVIQNGAIVMQSIHYTVRSRE; the protein is encoded by the coding sequence ATGCGAACGACAACCGAAGTGGTCCACGACCACCTGATGCGGCGCTTGGAGGGTGACCTCGACGCGGACTTGCGCAACTACGCCTCCGATATCGTCCTGCTCACAGGATCCGGGGTTTATCGCGGCCATGAGGGCGTGCGCGCATGCGCCGCAGAACTGGACCGGCTCGTCGGTTCTGGCACGTTCACCTACGCCGAAACGGTGATCGACGGCGACTACGGGTTCCTGGAATGGACTGCCGATCACGAAGACAGCATGGTGCGCGACGGTGCCGACAGCTTCGTCATACAGAACGGGGCAATCGTCATGCAGAGCATCCACTACACGGTCCGTTCACGAGAATGA
- a CDS encoding YciE/YciF ferroxidase family protein translates to MVQQTLDTPTDLLHFQLRTAVTMENDSLAALGELAGAAKSAEVKKLFRHHADETREQLANLEKIFAQLEYKQTTAPSPSTKGISKQAASLLERSSTKLRDQVAVSCALGNEHYEISAYQGLILPARTMGLSDVVTPLTANLEQETHTSEELRKTLEKIVA, encoded by the coding sequence ATGGTCCAGCAGACCCTCGACACCCCGACAGACTTGCTGCACTTCCAGTTGCGCACAGCGGTGACGATGGAGAACGACTCGCTCGCCGCGCTCGGCGAGCTGGCCGGAGCCGCCAAGAGCGCGGAGGTGAAGAAGCTGTTTCGTCATCACGCTGACGAGACTCGCGAGCAGCTCGCGAATCTCGAGAAGATCTTCGCTCAACTCGAGTACAAGCAGACGACCGCGCCCTCCCCAAGCACCAAGGGAATCTCCAAGCAAGCGGCGTCCCTGCTCGAGCGCAGCAGCACGAAGCTGCGCGACCAGGTCGCCGTCTCCTGTGCACTCGGCAACGAGCACTACGAGATCTCCGCATATCAGGGCCTCATCCTGCCAGCGCGGACCATGGGTCTGTCTGATGTCGTAACCCCGCTGACCGCGAACCTCGAGCAGGAGACGCACACCAGCGAGGAGCTCCGCAAAACGCTGGAGAAGATCGTCGCGTAA
- a CDS encoding trehalase family glycosidase produces the protein MRRDRSDDGEEYYDQLRQEYSWWMDGVDDLREGQAHRHCVRLPDGAVLNRYWDDRDTPREESFIEDVTTAQRSSRPAHEVYRDLRAAAASGWDFSSRWCESPDELATTVTTRIAPVDLNSFLYELEHVIAGLADRAGDDADAAFFHERAADRKAAINTWLWDTADGAYCDLDLSVNERRTSLTAACVAPLWVGVASDQQAERTAATVRKRLLRPGGLGTSEHATGQQWDRPNGWAPLQWIAVKGLERYNQPLAGEIAERWLRGVRAVYEKQQKLVEKYAMLHAPEATEGGGGGEYPLQDGFGWTNGVVAALLKDAAK, from the coding sequence GTGCGTCGGGATCGGAGCGACGACGGGGAGGAGTACTACGACCAGCTGCGGCAGGAGTACAGCTGGTGGATGGATGGTGTCGACGATCTGAGGGAGGGGCAGGCTCATCGGCATTGCGTTCGCCTGCCTGATGGTGCCGTCTTGAACCGCTACTGGGACGACCGGGATACGCCGCGGGAGGAGTCCTTCATCGAGGATGTGACCACGGCCCAGCGTTCGTCGCGCCCGGCGCACGAGGTCTATCGGGATCTGCGTGCGGCGGCCGCGTCCGGGTGGGACTTCAGCTCTCGATGGTGCGAGTCACCGGATGAGCTTGCCACGACTGTGACGACGCGGATCGCGCCGGTGGACCTCAACAGCTTTCTCTACGAACTCGAGCACGTCATCGCCGGACTCGCCGACCGCGCCGGCGACGACGCAGACGCGGCGTTCTTCCACGAGCGCGCGGCAGACCGGAAGGCCGCTATCAACACCTGGTTGTGGGATACGGCCGACGGTGCCTACTGCGACCTCGATCTGTCCGTCAACGAGAGACGAACCTCCCTCACTGCTGCATGCGTTGCCCCATTGTGGGTCGGTGTTGCCTCTGATCAGCAAGCGGAACGAACGGCAGCGACGGTCAGGAAGCGATTGCTGCGTCCGGGAGGACTCGGCACCAGCGAACACGCCACCGGCCAGCAGTGGGATCGACCCAATGGGTGGGCGCCTCTCCAGTGGATCGCGGTCAAGGGTCTCGAACGCTACAACCAGCCGCTTGCCGGCGAGATCGCCGAGCGTTGGCTGCGTGGCGTGCGGGCTGTGTATGAGAAGCAGCAGAAGCTCGTCGAGAAATACGCCATGCTGCATGCGCCGGAAGCGACAGAAGGCGGTGGTGGAGGTGAGTACCCGTTGCAGGACGGCTTCGGCTGGACCAACGGAGTTGTCGCGGCGCTGCTCAAAGATGCAGCGAAGTAG
- a CDS encoding trehalase family glycosidase codes for MSRDVSAGPEADPLSPADRYQELFTAVQKGRVFADSKTFVDCVPTGDPRTILSAYRRENKKAGFQLDRFVHEHFELPDLPAAGFTAIHGETMVDHIRRLWNVLLREPAPPRGGGSLLPLEHPYVVPGGRFRELYYWDSYFTMLGLAARGLTDLVKGMTDNFADLIDSYGHVPNANRSYYSSRSQPPLFVFMVHLCVGIGATTGRSTTTSCGRSTAGGWMVSTI; via the coding sequence GTGAGCCGGGACGTCTCTGCTGGCCCTGAGGCGGATCCGCTGAGTCCCGCCGATCGATATCAGGAACTGTTCACTGCGGTGCAAAAGGGACGCGTCTTCGCAGACAGCAAGACATTTGTCGACTGCGTTCCGACCGGCGACCCACGAACGATTCTCAGTGCTTACCGGCGCGAGAACAAGAAGGCCGGCTTCCAACTGGACCGGTTCGTGCACGAGCACTTCGAACTGCCCGACCTGCCGGCGGCCGGCTTCACCGCCATCCATGGCGAGACCATGGTCGATCACATTCGACGTCTGTGGAACGTGCTGCTTCGGGAGCCTGCACCGCCGCGAGGCGGAGGATCGCTGCTCCCGCTTGAGCATCCGTACGTCGTACCGGGAGGCCGGTTCCGTGAGCTCTACTACTGGGATTCGTACTTCACGATGCTGGGGCTGGCCGCACGCGGTCTCACCGATCTCGTCAAGGGGATGACCGACAACTTCGCCGACCTCATCGATAGCTACGGGCACGTACCGAACGCGAACCGCAGCTACTATTCGAGCCGGTCCCAGCCGCCGCTGTTCGTGTTCATGGTGCACCTGTGCGTCGGGATCGGAGCGACGACGGGGAGGAGTACTACGACCAGCTGCGGCAGGAGTACAGCTGGTGGATGGATGGTGTCGACGATCTGA
- a CDS encoding sterol carrier family protein, with translation MAARRIDTADGRAALAAVTNGDADRPQTAAAVRYLLQLLEEKAPGNSVEVRVPPFGAVQVVQGPRHTGGTPPNVVEMDAATWVSVATGAEHWADALAAGRIVASGIRADIDALLPLRP, from the coding sequence ATGGCAGCGCGCAGGATCGACACCGCAGACGGACGCGCGGCGCTCGCCGCGGTCACGAACGGCGACGCCGACCGCCCGCAGACGGCGGCAGCGGTGCGCTACCTGCTGCAGCTGCTCGAGGAGAAGGCGCCGGGCAACAGCGTCGAGGTGCGCGTGCCCCCGTTCGGCGCCGTCCAGGTCGTGCAGGGTCCGCGGCACACCGGCGGCACCCCGCCGAACGTCGTCGAGATGGATGCCGCCACCTGGGTCTCCGTGGCCACCGGGGCCGAGCACTGGGCGGATGCCCTCGCCGCCGGCCGCATCGTGGCATCCGGCATCCGCGCAGACATCGACGCACTGCTGCCGCTGCGCCCCTGA
- a CDS encoding NUDIX hydrolase, with the protein MTSQKTVTGARAELIAAVEHGADWAAKYPQSIRHAHPASVLVLFGRLDSIPAASDQATIAADLDVLLQRRAATLSSHPGQVSFPGGKRETQDADATATALREAEEETGLDPAGVEVLATLPELPLAASSHMVTPVLAWWRAPSRVAAVDHAETVEVFRVPVAQLLDPATRFTSVLSRAGMTFRGPAFDVDGTIVWGFTAMVLDGLFDAAGWTVPWDAADERPIEL; encoded by the coding sequence GTGACTTCGCAGAAGACGGTGACCGGCGCCCGCGCCGAGCTGATCGCCGCGGTCGAGCACGGCGCCGACTGGGCGGCGAAGTACCCGCAGAGCATCCGGCACGCGCATCCGGCATCCGTCCTCGTCCTGTTCGGCAGGCTGGACAGCATTCCCGCCGCCTCCGATCAGGCCACGATCGCCGCCGATCTCGACGTGCTGCTGCAGCGGCGCGCCGCGACACTCTCGTCGCATCCGGGACAGGTGTCCTTTCCCGGTGGCAAGCGCGAGACGCAGGACGCCGACGCGACAGCCACGGCGCTGCGCGAGGCCGAGGAGGAGACCGGCCTCGACCCCGCCGGCGTCGAGGTGCTCGCGACGCTTCCCGAGCTGCCACTGGCTGCGAGCAGTCACATGGTCACCCCTGTGCTCGCCTGGTGGCGGGCACCGTCACGGGTCGCCGCCGTCGATCACGCCGAGACCGTCGAGGTGTTCCGGGTGCCGGTCGCGCAGCTGCTCGATCCGGCGACGCGCTTCACCTCGGTGCTCAGCCGCGCAGGCATGACGTTCCGCGGTCCGGCGTTCGACGTGGACGGCACGATCGTGTGGGGCTTCACGGCGATGGTGCTCGACGGCCTGTTCGACGCCGCCGGCTGGACCGTCCCGTGGGATGCCGCCGACGAGCGGCCGATCGAGCTCTGA
- the purD gene encoding phosphoribosylamine--glycine ligase has protein sequence MKILVLGSGAREHAIILSLRSEDAPHEIYAAPGNAGIAQDATLVDLDVLSGSAVEAFANENGIDLVVVGPEAPLVAGVADVLRERGIPVFGPGKAAAQMEGSKAFAKRIMDAAGVPTGRAVRAATVAEVEQAFDDLGAPHVVKADGLAAGKGVIVTGDRAEALAHAEHYLPHGPVLIEEFLSGEEVSLFFLSDGDTVRALSPAQDFKRAYDGDAGPNTGGMGAYSPLPWLDERFGSEEAFVAQVTDEVALPVIRQLDAEGTPFIGLLYAGLILTDAGVKVIEFNARFGDPETQVVLPRLRTPLSRLLLAAASGTLEDEPQPEFAGDVAITVVLASEGYPEAPQTGRLLEGLADAAAVEGVRLVHAATAGPDAPGGALVASGGRVLNVVATAADFRTARARAYDALGRITLDGGHFRHDIAARVAE, from the coding sequence ATGAAGATCCTCGTCCTCGGCTCCGGTGCGCGTGAGCACGCGATCATCCTCTCCCTGCGCTCCGAGGACGCCCCGCACGAGATCTACGCCGCCCCCGGCAACGCCGGAATCGCCCAGGATGCGACGCTCGTCGACCTGGACGTGCTGTCCGGCTCGGCCGTCGAGGCGTTCGCCAACGAGAACGGCATCGACCTCGTCGTCGTGGGTCCCGAGGCCCCGCTGGTCGCCGGTGTCGCCGACGTGCTGCGCGAGCGCGGCATCCCGGTGTTCGGCCCCGGAAAGGCGGCCGCGCAGATGGAGGGATCGAAGGCGTTCGCGAAGCGGATCATGGATGCCGCGGGCGTGCCGACTGGCCGCGCGGTGCGCGCCGCGACGGTCGCCGAGGTCGAGCAGGCGTTCGACGACCTGGGCGCCCCACACGTGGTCAAGGCCGACGGGCTCGCCGCGGGCAAGGGCGTCATCGTGACCGGCGACCGCGCCGAGGCGCTCGCGCACGCCGAGCACTACCTGCCGCACGGGCCGGTGCTGATCGAGGAGTTCCTCTCGGGCGAAGAGGTCTCGCTGTTCTTCCTCAGCGACGGCGACACGGTGCGCGCGCTCAGCCCCGCGCAGGACTTCAAGCGCGCCTACGACGGCGACGCCGGCCCGAACACGGGTGGCATGGGCGCGTACTCGCCGCTGCCGTGGCTGGACGAGCGCTTCGGGAGCGAAGAGGCGTTCGTCGCTCAGGTGACCGACGAGGTCGCACTGCCCGTCATCCGCCAGCTCGATGCCGAGGGCACCCCGTTCATCGGCCTGCTCTACGCCGGGCTGATCCTCACCGACGCCGGCGTGAAGGTCATCGAGTTCAACGCCCGCTTCGGCGACCCGGAGACCCAGGTCGTGCTGCCCCGCCTGCGCACGCCGCTGTCGCGGCTGCTGCTGGCCGCGGCATCCGGCACCCTCGAGGACGAGCCGCAGCCGGAGTTCGCCGGCGACGTCGCGATCACCGTCGTGCTCGCGAGCGAGGGCTACCCCGAGGCGCCGCAGACCGGCCGGCTTCTCGAGGGGCTGGCGGACGCAGCCGCCGTGGAGGGCGTCCGGCTCGTGCACGCCGCGACAGCCGGCCCGGATGCTCCCGGCGGAGCCCTCGTGGCATCCGGCGGCCGCGTGCTGAACGTCGTCGCCACCGCAGCCGATTTCCGCACGGCCCGCGCCCGCGCGTACGACGCGCTGGGTCGCATCACGCTCGACGGCGGGCACTTCCGCCACGACATCGCGGCGCGCGTCGCGGAGTAG
- a CDS encoding PadR family transcriptional regulator codes for MAADVKLTPLGAMVLALLREGDMHPYEMMRLLRQRRDDRMVKLTNGTFYHTVGRLEREGLIAEVGTDRDGNRPERTTYTLQPAASDVLENWVRTGLARTDSTPEFRVALAEAHNLPRAEVIDLVSSRRAALAAESDTIGAALAGAAERRVPHQFLIETDRHAALLRAELTWTDGFLESLADASYAWGIDEIPAEHRAAKAAERKAARQ; via the coding sequence ATGGCTGCGGATGTGAAGCTCACGCCTCTGGGGGCGATGGTACTCGCGCTGCTGCGCGAGGGCGACATGCATCCGTACGAGATGATGCGCCTGCTGCGACAGCGCCGCGACGACCGCATGGTCAAGCTGACGAACGGCACCTTCTATCACACGGTCGGCCGTCTGGAGCGCGAGGGGCTCATCGCAGAGGTGGGCACCGACCGCGACGGCAACAGGCCCGAGCGCACCACCTACACGCTGCAGCCAGCGGCATCCGACGTGCTGGAGAACTGGGTGCGCACCGGGCTCGCGCGCACCGACAGTACGCCTGAGTTCCGGGTGGCGCTCGCCGAGGCGCACAACCTGCCGCGTGCCGAGGTCATCGACCTGGTCTCCTCTCGGCGAGCTGCGCTCGCCGCCGAGAGCGACACCATCGGCGCGGCCCTGGCCGGCGCCGCCGAGCGCAGGGTGCCGCACCAGTTCCTCATCGAGACCGACCGGCACGCTGCACTGCTGCGCGCCGAACTGACCTGGACCGACGGCTTCCTCGAGTCCCTCGCGGACGCCTCCTACGCCTGGGGGATCGACGAGATCCCCGCTGAACATCGCGCCGCGAAGGCGGCCGAGCGAAAGGCAGCACGACAATGA
- a CDS encoding GNAT family N-acetyltransferase produces the protein MADERITERLILRRPADDDIDAIHEIFSDPRVWEHYPTLRHVERATTAHLLRRWQERWGEVGLASWIVRLRDTGEVIGTGGCTLLTGASEAADVWNLGYRISADHHRRGYATEVSRAGIAAARNLRPATPIIAFLVAHNTASAAVAEKVGLSLVHRGPDAGIPDPSVIRLIYADRPLSDAQRETALR, from the coding sequence ATGGCTGACGAGAGAATCACCGAGCGACTGATCCTGCGCCGACCGGCCGATGACGACATCGATGCGATCCACGAGATCTTCTCCGATCCGCGGGTCTGGGAGCACTATCCGACGCTGCGGCACGTCGAGCGGGCGACCACCGCGCACCTGCTGAGGCGCTGGCAGGAGCGGTGGGGCGAGGTGGGACTCGCGTCGTGGATCGTGCGACTTCGCGACACCGGCGAGGTGATCGGCACCGGAGGGTGCACGCTGCTGACCGGGGCATCCGAGGCGGCGGACGTATGGAATCTCGGGTACCGGATCTCCGCCGACCACCATCGGCGCGGCTACGCCACGGAGGTCTCGCGCGCCGGCATCGCCGCGGCGCGCAACCTGCGCCCGGCGACGCCGATCATCGCGTTCCTCGTCGCGCACAACACGGCGTCGGCCGCGGTCGCCGAGAAGGTCGGGCTCTCGCTCGTGCATCGCGGACCGGATGCCGGCATTCCCGATCCGTCGGTGATCAGGTTGATCTATGCGGATCGACCACTGTCCGACGCTCAGCGCGAGACCGCCCTGCGCTGA
- a CDS encoding response regulator translates to MTTELPSPVRVLLVDDDPLVRSGLRLLLKPDQGIEIIGEAADGGAAVEFVRAHHPDVVLMDVRMPGVAGPEATAAIVQQSSSRVLAMTSFDSEDQLLKMLTAGASGYLMKDDVKRFADAVLSTARGEIVVSGTSTAQLVRRAVSSEGGAGRQPALERISGLTERELAVARGVASGATNPQIGADLHISAGTVKTHLEQVFVKLGVRGRVQVGVILERAGLGPAEV, encoded by the coding sequence GTGACCACCGAACTTCCGTCGCCCGTGCGGGTGCTGCTCGTCGACGACGACCCGCTGGTGCGTAGCGGGCTGCGCCTGCTGCTGAAGCCCGACCAGGGGATCGAGATCATCGGCGAGGCCGCCGACGGCGGCGCGGCCGTCGAGTTCGTGCGTGCGCATCACCCCGACGTCGTGCTGATGGACGTGCGGATGCCGGGAGTCGCCGGCCCCGAGGCGACCGCGGCGATCGTGCAGCAGTCGTCGTCTCGGGTGCTCGCGATGACGAGCTTCGACTCCGAGGACCAGCTGCTGAAGATGCTGACGGCGGGGGCGAGCGGCTACCTGATGAAGGACGATGTGAAGCGGTTCGCCGACGCGGTGCTGAGCACTGCACGGGGCGAGATCGTGGTCTCGGGAACCAGCACCGCACAGCTGGTGCGCCGAGCGGTGAGCAGCGAGGGCGGTGCCGGCCGGCAGCCCGCGCTGGAGCGGATCTCCGGGCTCACCGAGCGCGAGCTGGCGGTCGCACGGGGCGTGGCATCCGGCGCGACCAACCCGCAGATCGGGGCCGACCTGCACATCTCCGCAGGCACCGTGAAGACGCACCTCGAGCAGGTGTTCGTGAAGCTCGGGGTGCGGGGCCGCGTGCAGGTCGGGGTGATCCTGGAACGGGCGGGGCTCGGGCCGGCCGAGGTCTGA
- a CDS encoding sensor histidine kinase, producing MARVVQQQSSAALQDLRGLIGDLRTGPGRSSAPATLRAIGALVAEYRAAGVVINAFILIEAPERASAQLHGAVHRIVQESLTNAAKHARTAPIELYVQVEPSDGARIRVVNPLTPGAVSSMPGGGNGLLGIRERAAALDGTAWVGPHDGAFIIDVTLPWQEVA from the coding sequence ATGGCGCGTGTCGTGCAGCAGCAGAGCAGCGCCGCGCTGCAGGACCTGCGCGGGCTGATCGGCGATCTGCGCACCGGCCCCGGCCGCTCGTCCGCGCCGGCGACCCTGAGGGCGATCGGCGCGCTGGTCGCCGAGTACCGCGCGGCCGGTGTCGTGATCAACGCGTTCATCCTCATCGAGGCGCCGGAGCGCGCATCGGCGCAGCTGCACGGCGCGGTACATCGCATCGTGCAGGAGTCGCTCACGAACGCGGCCAAGCACGCGCGCACCGCGCCGATCGAGCTGTACGTGCAGGTGGAACCCTCCGACGGCGCGCGCATCCGCGTCGTGAATCCGCTGACGCCGGGAGCGGTCTCGTCGATGCCGGGCGGCGGGAACGGCCTCCTCGGCATCCGGGAGCGTGCGGCGGCCCTGGACGGCACCGCCTGGGTTGGTCCGCACGACGGCGCATTCATCATCGACGTCACCCTGCCGTGGCAGGAGGTCGCCTGA
- a CDS encoding histidine kinase — MISLGVTVAVVIVGRAREGARRSDVRAEEEHRRADALNEQMVRQSERENIARDIHDSLTNRLAVMSMHAGALENAMPEGMSPRWRVSCSSRAAPRCRTCAG, encoded by the coding sequence GTGATCTCGCTCGGGGTGACGGTGGCGGTCGTGATCGTCGGCCGGGCCCGCGAAGGCGCGCGCCGCAGCGACGTGCGCGCTGAGGAGGAGCACCGTCGTGCCGACGCGCTGAACGAGCAGATGGTGCGGCAGTCCGAGCGCGAGAACATCGCCCGCGACATCCACGACTCCCTCACCAACCGACTCGCCGTCATGTCGATGCACGCCGGGGCACTCGAGAACGCGATGCCGGAGGGGATGTCGCCGAGATGGCGCGTGTCGTGCAGCAGCAGAGCAGCGCCGCGCTGCAGGACCTGCGCGGGCTGA
- a CDS encoding Ltp family lipoprotein yields MPTGRPLAGYQEQKKIAWIVTGALVVLSIILGAVNGGSGGAATPAADKPAVSAPAEQHATDAAEEPASAPAEEPSDEPAEPAVPAEYASAVNKAQSYADMMHMSRQGVYDQLTSAYGEKFSAEAAKYAIDNVEADWNANALAKAKDYQQLMSMSPAAIRDQLTSQYGEKFTAAEADYAIAHLND; encoded by the coding sequence ATGCCGACGGGCCGGCCTCTCGCCGGTTACCAGGAGCAGAAGAAGATCGCGTGGATCGTGACGGGCGCCCTGGTGGTGCTGAGCATCATCCTCGGTGCCGTGAACGGCGGATCCGGCGGCGCCGCGACGCCTGCGGCGGACAAGCCGGCGGTGAGTGCGCCGGCCGAGCAGCACGCCACCGATGCGGCCGAGGAACCGGCATCCGCCCCGGCGGAGGAGCCGTCCGACGAACCGGCCGAGCCCGCCGTGCCCGCCGAATACGCCTCTGCCGTGAACAAGGCGCAGTCGTACGCCGACATGATGCACATGAGCAGGCAGGGCGTCTACGACCAGCTCACCAGCGCCTACGGCGAGAAGTTCTCCGCCGAGGCCGCGAAGTACGCCATCGACAACGTCGAGGCGGACTGGAACGCCAACGCGCTCGCCAAGGCGAAGGACTATCAGCAGCTGATGTCGATGTCGCCCGCTGCGATCCGCGACCAGCTCACCAGCCAGTACGGCGAGAAGTTCACCGCCGCCGAGGCCGACTATGCGATCGCGCACCTGAACGACTGA
- a CDS encoding PH domain-containing protein — protein sequence METGAILSWTLQQEIPVPADVQNVLAQGEQAVASFRTFRDSATFTTRRLIVRDAQGMTGKKVEIYSLPYSSVLMWSSENAGTLDWNSELELWTKAGHIKVKLAKGVDVRRLDSLIAWGVLNAH from the coding sequence ATGGAGACAGGCGCCATCCTCAGCTGGACGCTGCAGCAGGAGATCCCGGTTCCCGCGGACGTGCAGAACGTGCTCGCCCAGGGTGAGCAGGCCGTGGCCTCGTTCCGGACGTTCCGCGACTCGGCGACGTTCACCACCCGCAGGCTCATCGTGCGCGACGCGCAGGGCATGACCGGCAAGAAGGTCGAGATCTACTCGCTGCCGTACAGCTCGGTGCTGATGTGGTCGTCCGAGAACGCCGGGACGCTCGACTGGAACTCCGAGCTGGAGCTGTGGACCAAGGCCGGGCACATCAAGGTCAAGCTCGCGAAGGGTGTCGACGTGCGCCGGCTCGACAGCCTGATCGCATGGGGCGTGCTGAACGCACACTGA